In Chloroflexota bacterium, one genomic interval encodes:
- a CDS encoding TlyA family RNA methyltransferase, with translation MKQVKKRIDVLLVEKGLAESREKAKRMLMAGQVRIGTEVISKPGAVVAEDARLAVERGLPYVSRGGLKLERALEAFKIEVRGKTALDVGASTGGFTDCLLQRGAAKVYAVDVGTDQLHYKLRQDRRVVCMEGVNAHYDFALPEAVGIVTADVSFISLTKVLPQALKHLTPGGTLVCLVKPQFEAGREQVGRGGVVKDPRTHGEVLSSFLVWAIGQRLSFRGLTPSPIEGDKGNREFLAAFERPLGG, from the coding sequence ATGAAACAGGTTAAGAAGCGAATAGACGTGCTCCTGGTTGAGAAGGGGCTAGCGGAAAGCCGGGAGAAGGCGAAGCGGATGCTGATGGCTGGTCAGGTGCGCATCGGTACGGAGGTCATCAGCAAGCCGGGGGCGGTCGTCGCCGAGGATGCGCGGCTTGCGGTGGAGCGCGGGTTGCCGTATGTGAGCCGGGGCGGACTGAAGCTGGAGCGCGCGCTGGAGGCGTTCAAGATCGAGGTGCGGGGCAAGACGGCGCTGGACGTGGGCGCTTCCACGGGGGGATTCACCGATTGCCTGCTGCAGCGCGGCGCGGCAAAGGTCTATGCCGTGGATGTAGGGACGGACCAACTACACTACAAACTGCGCCAGGACAGGCGCGTGGTCTGCATGGAGGGCGTGAACGCCCATTACGACTTTGCGCTGCCGGAGGCGGTGGGGATCGTGACGGCGGATGTCTCGTTCATCTCTCTAACCAAGGTTCTGCCCCAGGCGCTGAAGCATCTTACGCCGGGCGGCACACTGGTCTGCCTGGTGAAGCCGCAGTTCGAGGCGGGGCGCGAGCAGGTGGGAAGGGGCGGCGTAGTGAAGGACCCGCGAACGCACGGGGAGGTGCTTTCGAGCTTCCTTGTGTGGGCAATCGGACAGCGGCTGAGTTTCAGAGGACTAACGCCATCGCCCATCGAGGGAGACAAAGGCAACCGGGAGTTCCTGGCGGCGTTCGAGAGGCCGCTTGGGGGATAG
- a CDS encoding amidophosphoribosyltransferase, which produces MNESCGVFGVYAPGEDVSRITFFGIFALQHRGQESAGIATADGAKLNLHTRMGLVSQVFEEDDLERLKGHIAIGHTRYSTTGSSKIVNAQPIQVKGPWGPMALAHNGNIVNAVELRADLERQGAEFQTTTDSEAIAWMIALAPGRTWQERLRYAMARIKGAYSLTIITLDTLIGVRDPLGVRPLCFGRLNGGWVIASETCALEHLGAHVERDVRPGEVLVIDKDGVQTFNGATTERTAGCVFELIYFARPDSRIDGNPVYQAREAMGAQLAVEHAVEADIVTGVPDSAVAAGLGYARQANIPYSQALTKNRYVGRTFIQPDQRLRDLGVRLKFNALPDVVRGKRVVLVDDSIVRGTTTPHIVSLLRKAGAAEVHMRVCAPPIRWACHFGVDMATKAELIAAQKTVEEIRKKIGADTLGYLSVEGLAKATGGDGSKFCNACFTGRYPIPVQLELDKFALEVV; this is translated from the coding sequence CTGAACGAAAGCTGCGGAGTCTTCGGAGTCTACGCCCCCGGCGAAGACGTATCCCGCATTACCTTCTTCGGCATCTTCGCCCTGCAGCATCGCGGGCAAGAGAGCGCGGGGATCGCCACCGCCGACGGCGCGAAGCTGAACCTGCACACGCGGATGGGGCTCGTCTCCCAGGTCTTTGAAGAGGACGACCTGGAGCGGCTGAAGGGCCACATCGCCATCGGGCACACGCGGTATTCCACCACGGGCTCCAGCAAGATCGTGAACGCCCAGCCAATCCAGGTGAAGGGCCCCTGGGGGCCGATGGCGCTGGCGCACAACGGCAACATCGTGAACGCGGTGGAGCTGCGGGCCGACCTGGAGCGGCAAGGGGCGGAGTTCCAGACGACGACGGACTCAGAAGCTATCGCGTGGATGATCGCGCTGGCCCCGGGCAGGACGTGGCAGGAGCGCTTACGGTACGCGATGGCCCGCATCAAGGGGGCGTACAGCCTCACGATCATCACGTTGGATACGCTGATCGGCGTGCGGGACCCGCTGGGCGTGCGGCCGCTCTGCTTCGGGCGGCTGAACGGCGGCTGGGTGATCGCGTCCGAGACGTGCGCGCTGGAGCACCTGGGCGCCCATGTGGAGCGGGACGTGCGCCCCGGCGAAGTGCTTGTCATTGACAAGGACGGCGTCCAGACGTTCAACGGCGCGACAACGGAGCGCACGGCGGGCTGTGTCTTTGAGCTGATCTATTTCGCCCGGCCGGATAGCCGGATTGACGGGAACCCCGTCTACCAGGCGCGAGAGGCGATGGGGGCGCAGCTGGCGGTGGAGCATGCGGTGGAGGCGGATATCGTCACGGGCGTGCCCGATTCGGCGGTAGCCGCGGGCCTGGGCTACGCGCGGCAGGCGAACATCCCGTACAGCCAGGCGCTGACCAAGAACCGCTATGTAGGCAGAACGTTCATCCAGCCGGACCAGCGCCTGCGCGATCTGGGCGTGCGGCTGAAGTTCAACGCGCTGCCGGACGTGGTCCGGGGGAAGCGCGTGGTGCTGGTGGACGACAGCATCGTGCGGGGGACGACGACGCCGCACATCGTGAGCCTTTTGCGCAAGGCGGGCGCCGCCGAGGTGCACATGCGCGTGTGCGCGCCGCCCATCCGCTGGGCGTGCCACTTCGGCGTGGACATGGCGACGAAGGCGGAGCTGATCGCGGCGCAGAAGACGGTGGAAGAGATCAGGAAGAAGATCGGCGCGGACACGCTCGGCTACCTGAGCGTGGAGGGCCTGGCGAAGGCGACAGGGGGCGACGGCTCGAAGTTCTGCAACGCCTGCTTCACCGGGCGTTATCCGATCCCCGTCCAGCTTGAGCTGGACAAGTTTGCATTAGAAGTGGTGTAG